From the Nonlabens marinus S1-08 genome, one window contains:
- a CDS encoding 3-hydroxyacyl-CoA dehydrogenase NAD-binding domain-containing protein: protein MTDQKSKIKNQKSPITKVGIIGAGTMGSGIAQVAATAGCKVKLFDLNLDQLRTAEDSLENILSRLVEKGRIEQVEKKRIQENISFVPQMESLHDSDLTIEAIVENLEVKKEVFTQIEHLVSDDCIIASNTSSLSITSIAASLKKPERCIGIHFFNPAPLMKLVEIIPAVQTDEKITDVCVSTIKSWRKTTAVAKDTPGFIVNRVARPFYSEALRMYEEGMADIPMLDKVVRQMGFRMGPFELMDFIGHDVNYVVTESVFGAFYYDPRYKPSLTQKRLVEAGWLGRKSGRGFYKFEDGNKIEPDHDPEMLTGADAKAIQDRLLVMLINEAADALYLKIATAEDLDNAMTKGVNYPKGLLAWADEKGLDWCVNQLDALYDFYREDRYRCSPLLRSKASKKETFFQS, encoded by the coding sequence GGATGCAAGGTGAAACTATTTGATTTGAACCTAGATCAATTGCGCACCGCAGAAGACTCATTGGAAAACATTTTATCCCGACTTGTTGAAAAAGGTAGGATCGAGCAGGTAGAAAAGAAACGTATTCAAGAAAACATTTCCTTTGTGCCTCAAATGGAAAGCCTTCATGATAGTGACTTGACCATTGAAGCGATCGTTGAAAACCTAGAAGTAAAAAAAGAAGTGTTTACACAAATAGAGCATTTAGTTTCTGACGATTGTATTATAGCTTCAAATACTTCAAGCCTAAGTATTACAAGTATTGCTGCTTCATTGAAGAAGCCAGAACGCTGTATAGGAATTCACTTTTTCAATCCGGCGCCATTGATGAAATTGGTGGAGATCATTCCAGCAGTGCAAACAGATGAAAAGATCACAGATGTCTGTGTATCGACGATAAAAAGTTGGAGAAAGACCACTGCGGTAGCAAAGGATACTCCAGGATTTATCGTCAATCGAGTAGCGAGACCATTCTACAGTGAGGCACTGAGAATGTATGAAGAAGGAATGGCTGACATCCCAATGCTAGACAAGGTTGTGCGCCAAATGGGTTTCCGTATGGGGCCATTTGAACTGATGGATTTTATAGGCCATGATGTTAATTATGTGGTGACCGAATCGGTTTTTGGAGCATTCTATTACGATCCACGTTATAAGCCATCGCTGACTCAAAAGCGATTGGTTGAAGCTGGCTGGCTGGGAAGAAAATCAGGTCGCGGATTCTACAAATTTGAAGACGGAAATAAAATTGAGCCAGATCACGATCCAGAAATGCTTACTGGCGCTGACGCTAAAGCCATTCAAGATCGCTTGCTGGTCATGCTTATCAATGAAGCTGCCGATGCACTTTATCTAAAAATTGCAACTGCCGAAGATCTTGACAACGCCATGACAAAAGGCGTTAATTACCCCAAGGGTTTACTGGCTTGGGCTGATGAGAAAGGATTGGATTGGTGCGTGAATCAGCTGGATGCATTGTATGATTTTTATAGGGAAGATCGATACAGGTGTTCGCCTCTACTGCGTAGTAAAGCGAGCAAGAAGGAAACCTTTTTCCAATCATGA
- a CDS encoding PaaI family thioesterase, with product MIEGKEIPAKMLSLDPFSTWMGMEIIHVEVGRVKLGMNIRPEMLNSMGKAHGGITYALADTAFGFTSNTHGKYAVSIETSINHIEALEAGDYITAECTLDKTKTKVGFNIVEVKKDDELVALFKGVVYRTNKDWE from the coding sequence ATGATAGAAGGAAAAGAAATTCCAGCCAAAATGCTTTCGCTCGATCCATTTTCCACATGGATGGGAATGGAGATCATCCATGTTGAAGTTGGCCGAGTCAAATTAGGGATGAATATCAGACCTGAGATGCTCAATAGTATGGGAAAGGCGCACGGTGGCATTACCTATGCACTGGCAGACACCGCTTTTGGCTTCACTTCAAATACACATGGTAAATATGCCGTGTCCATCGAGACCAGCATCAACCACATCGAGGCGCTGGAAGCTGGCGATTACATCACCGCAGAATGCACGCTGGATAAAACCAAAACCAAAGTCGGTTTCAATATCGTCGAGGTTAAAAAAGACGACGAATTGGTAGCCCTTTTCAAAGGCGTGGTTTATAGAACCAATAAGGATTGGGAATGA
- a CDS encoding four helix bundle protein yields the protein MNSKYVFAFEKLDVYHKAIDYGEHVHLQIKSFPKDELYAISSQYRRAADSIALNISEGYPGSDAQFIKHLNIAIYSANECITCSTKAFKRNYIDFEKDEENRMLITELTKMLSSLRSYVRKRSL from the coding sequence ATGAATAGTAAGTATGTATTTGCTTTCGAAAAACTAGATGTATATCATAAAGCAATTGATTATGGCGAACACGTTCATTTGCAAATAAAGTCTTTTCCCAAAGATGAATTATATGCCATTTCCAGCCAATATAGACGAGCAGCAGATTCTATTGCTTTAAATATTTCTGAAGGCTACCCAGGAAGTGATGCTCAATTCATCAAACATTTGAATATTGCAATTTATAGTGCAAATGAATGTATTACTTGTAGCACCAAAGCCTTTAAAAGAAATTATATTGATTTTGAGAAAGATGAGGAAAACAGGATGTTGATCACAGAATTAACAAAAATGCTTTCGTCACTAAGGTCATACGTTAGAAAAAGATCTTTGTAA
- a CDS encoding acetyl-CoA C-acyltransferase produces the protein MNTYIIDGIRTPVGNYKGTLSTVRPDDLAAHVIKTLVEKHPEIPQEDYADVIMGCANQAGEDNRNVARMAGLLAGLPFSVPGETVNRLCSSGLSAIVHAHRAIQTGDGEVFISGGVENMTRGPLVIAKPSSAFGTDSKMYDSSFGWRFVNQKMADMYGVDGMGNTAENLVSKFDISREDQDKFASWSQQKAAEARESGRLAKEIVPVEIPQRKKDPIIFKDDEFIRPGTTVEILAKLRPAFKKEGGSVTAGNASGLNDGAAATIIASEDAVKKYGLKPIAKILSSAVVGVEPRIMGIGPVEASNKALEKAGLTMADMGVIELNEAFASQALACIREWGLKDDDPRINPNGGSIAIGHPLGMTGTRLAYTAALELSLSRKRYALITMCVGVGQGYAMVIENVGLN, from the coding sequence ATGAACACCTACATAATAGACGGAATAAGAACACCAGTCGGCAATTATAAAGGAACACTATCCACCGTAAGACCCGACGATCTAGCAGCACACGTGATTAAAACACTAGTTGAAAAACATCCAGAAATCCCACAAGAAGATTATGCCGATGTGATTATGGGTTGTGCCAATCAAGCTGGTGAGGACAATCGTAATGTGGCTCGCATGGCCGGGTTATTGGCAGGATTACCATTTTCTGTTCCGGGAGAAACCGTCAACAGATTATGCAGCTCTGGATTAAGTGCTATCGTTCATGCGCATCGTGCGATACAAACCGGTGATGGCGAAGTGTTCATCTCTGGCGGCGTTGAGAACATGACTCGTGGCCCATTAGTCATTGCAAAACCTAGCAGTGCTTTTGGAACCGACTCTAAAATGTACGATTCCAGTTTTGGCTGGCGATTTGTCAATCAAAAGATGGCCGATATGTATGGTGTGGACGGTATGGGAAATACAGCTGAGAATCTAGTTTCCAAATTCGATATCTCCCGTGAGGATCAAGATAAATTTGCATCATGGTCACAACAAAAAGCAGCCGAAGCCAGGGAGTCTGGAAGACTTGCCAAAGAAATTGTGCCCGTTGAGATTCCGCAGCGTAAAAAAGATCCAATCATTTTTAAAGATGACGAATTTATACGCCCTGGTACAACCGTTGAAATTCTTGCCAAACTACGTCCAGCATTCAAAAAAGAAGGCGGATCAGTTACTGCCGGAAACGCTAGTGGTTTAAACGATGGTGCGGCGGCAACGATTATCGCCAGTGAGGATGCCGTTAAAAAATACGGACTCAAACCTATTGCAAAAATTTTGAGCAGCGCTGTAGTAGGTGTAGAGCCTAGAATCATGGGGATAGGTCCTGTAGAAGCAAGTAATAAAGCTCTTGAAAAGGCTGGTCTGACCATGGCTGATATGGGCGTTATAGAATTAAACGAGGCTTTTGCCTCGCAAGCTTTAGCCTGCATCAGAGAATGGGGGTTGAAAGATGACGATCCACGTATCAATCCTAATGGTGGTTCGATCGCCATAGGCCATCCGCTAGGGATGACGGGAACGCGACTGGCTTATACTGCAGCTTTGGAGTTATCGCTTTCGCGAAAGCGATATGCCCTCATCACCATGTGCGTAGGAGTTGGTCAAGGTTATGCGATGGTTATTGAGAATGTAGGTTTAAATTAG